Proteins found in one Zea mays cultivar B73 chromosome 1, Zm-B73-REFERENCE-NAM-5.0, whole genome shotgun sequence genomic segment:
- the LOC100280053 gene encoding cyclin superfamily protein, putative, translated as MENSAAAAAERPRLTRAAAKRSAVVTAVAVAAKRKRVALSQLPTLPNAVLGAHDDDDDKPVRKQRLLPAAKPKPKPKAAPAPAAPAAADDTDDDIQLCKPYASDIYSYLRSMESQAKRRLAVDYIAAVQIDVTPNMRGILIDWLVEVAEEYKLVSDTLYLTVSYIDRFLSAKVLNRQKLQLLGVSAMLIASKYEEISPPNVEDFCYITDNTYTKQEVVKMESDILNVLKFEVGSPTAKTFLRMFIRSAQEDNKKYPSLQLEFLGSYLSELSLLDYGLIRSLPSLVAASAVFVARLTLDPHTHPWSKKVQTLTGYKPSELKDCVAAIHNLQLNRTCQSMVAIREKYRQHRFKGVSALLPPVEIPASYFNTLKE; from the exons TGGCCGTCGCCGCCAAGCGCAAGCGCGTCGCGCTCAGCCAGCTGCCCACGCTCCCCAACGCCGTGCTCGGCGcgcacgacgacgacgacgacaagccCGTCAGGAAGCAGCGCCTCCTCCCCGCCGCCAAGCCCAAGCCCAAGCCCAAGGCAGCGCCCGCGCCTGCCGCGCCCGCCGCCGCGGATGACACGGATGACGACATTCAGCTCTGCAAGCCCTACGCTTCCGACATCTACTCCTACCTCCGCTCCATGGAGTCGCAGGCCAAGCGCCGCCTCGCTGTTGACTACATCGCGGCGGTGCAGATCGACGTCACGCCCAACATGCGTGGCATCCTCATCGACTGGCTCGTCGAGGTCGCCGAGGAGTACAAGCTCGTCTCCGACACGCTCTACCTCACCGTCTCCTACATCGACCGCTTCCTCTCTGCCAAAGTTCTCAACAGGCAGAAGCTGCAGCTCCTCGGCGTCTCCGCCATGCTCATCGCATC CAAGTATGAGGAGATCAGCCCGCCCAACGTGGAGGATTTCTGCTACATCACCGATAACACCTACACCAAGCAGGAG GTAGTTAAGATGGAGAGTGATATACTGAATGTCCTCAAGTTTGAGGTGGGCAGTCCTACCGCCAAGACGTTCCTGAG GATGTTCATCAGATCTGCCCAAGAAGACAACAAGAAG TATCCTAGCCTCCAGTTGGAGTTCCTGGGGAGCTACCTTTCTGAGCTGAGCTTGCTGGATTATGGCTTGATTCGCTCCTTGCCGTCACTTGTTGCAGCCTCAGCCGTCTTTGTTGCAAGGCTGACCCTGGATCCACACACCCATCCCTGG AGCAAGAAGGTGCAAACGCTAACAGGCTATAAGCCATCTGAGTTGAAGGACTGTGTTGCTGCCATACATAATTTGCAGCTCAACCGGACATGTCAATCCATGGTGGCGATCCGGGAGAAATACAGGCAACACCGA TTCAAGGGTGTATCAGCTTTGCTACCTCCTGTTGAGATCCCTGCATCATACTTCAATACACTGAAGGAGTAG